Genomic window (Acidobacteriota bacterium):
AAGAGCACGGCCTGCTGGATGCCGTTCGTCTGTTGCACTTCCATATCGGCAGCCAGGTGACGGAAATTCGCAAGATCAAGGCGGCCGTCGAGGAGGCGACACGGGTCTACTCTCGCGTCTGTAAGCTCGGCATCGAGGTGCGCTACCTGGACGTGGGGGGTGGGCTCGGCATCGATTACGACGGGTCGCGAACCTCGTCCGACGCCTCCGTCAACTACAGCGTTCAGGAGTACGCCAACGACGTCGTCTTCGGCATCAGCGAGGTGTGCGAGCAGGAAAACGTGCCCCATCCGATCATCGTCAGCGAATCCGGTCGGATGCTTGCGGCGCATCATTCCATGCTTGTGACCGATGTTCGAGGGGTTATCTCAGGGGTCGAGCAATCCCCGCCGCGGTTGGCCGGCAACGAGCATCAGATTGTCAAGGACCTCGACGAGATCTACCGTGAAATGACCGTGAAGAACTTTCGCGAGACGTATCACGACGGACTCGAATACCGCGACCAGATGCATTCGTTGTTCCGCCTCGGTATGCTCGGCCTTGAGGATCGCGCGCTTGCCGAACGCCTGTTCTTCGCGATCGCGGTCCGGGCGGTGGCGCATTCGAAGACGGCAAAATTCGTCGCCGACGAGTTCCTCGAACTCGAGACGAAATTACAGGACAAGTACATCTGCAATTTCTCGGTGTTCCAGTCGTTGCCGGACCACTGGGCGCTGGATCAGTTATTCCCCGTGATGCCGATCCACCGACTGGACGAACCCCCGACTCGTCGTGCATCGCTGGTGGACATCACCTGCGATTCCGACGGCGAGATCGACAAGTTCGTCGACCCGCGGAAGATCAAGGGTGCGCTCGATCTTCATCCCGTCATCAACGGCCAACCGTACTATCTTGGATTCATGCTGGTTGGGGCCTACCAGGAAACGATGGGTGACCTCCACAATCTCTTCGGGTGTGTTCACGATTTTTCCGTGGAACTCGACCGGAACGGAGAGGTCCGGACGACCCACACGTCGACCGGCGAGACGGCCGCGGAGACATTGCGCTGTTTCGGTTATTCCGGTTCCGATTTGATCGAACAGGTCGAAACCCGCCTTCAAGAGGCGGCAAGAGCCGACGATATGTCGCCCGAAGAGGCGACCGGGCTGGCCGAAAGCTACCGTCGCCAGCTGGGCCTTTATACTTACCTCGATAAATAGGGGTCGCCGAATGCCGTTCGAATTGGTCGTCCACGGGTCGGACAAAGAAACCCGCCGCGTCTCGATGCAAGGCGACGTCATGAGCCTGGGGCGTGCTCACACCAACGATCTCAGTTACCCGGAAGACGCAAGTCTCTCGCGGCAGCACGTCTCGTTCACTCATGACGAGAGTGGCTGGTGGATCGAGGACCTGAAGAGCAAGAACGGCACCTTCCTCAACGATACTCGGATCACCACCAAGCATTTGCTGCGACCTCGCGATCGCATCGTCGCCGGCCACCTGGCCATGACGCTTGTCGAGGAGGGGGAGGAACTCTCCGAGAACTTCGAGTTCGTGCAGGAGGCCGGCGTCGATATCAATCCCGACGCGACGGTCATGACCAGCCTCGAGGGTTTGATTTCCGCCGAGGGGACGGTCCCACCGGAACAGCAGACGTCGCGTCCTCTGGCGGGTGAGGTCTTGCAACGGCAGATCTTCCAGACCTCGGAAGTCCAGGTACTGATTCGTGCCGGTCGACTGCTGGCCGATCGAATGCCGCTCGAGGATCTGTTTCCCCATGTGTTGGGACTGTCGATCGAGGCGGTGGATGCCGAGCGTGGCATCCTCCTGACCCTTGAGGGTGACAGTCTCGTGAGTCGCGCGGTCCACGGCGAGGGGTTTCGCATCAGCACCACGGTTCGCGATCGCGTGATCAAGGAAAAGACCTCGCTTCTGGTTCGGAACCTTCAGCAGGACGAGGCGTTGAAGGCCCAGGTCAGTATCTTCGAGCAGCAGATTCAGACCATGATGGCGGTGCCGCTTCAGACAGAGGATCGAGTGATCGGTCTGATCTACCTCGATTCCAAGTCATTCGTCAGGGAGTTCACACCCGACGATCTCAACCTGCTGACGGTGCTCGCCAACATCGCGGCCATTCGAATCGAGCACGAGCGATTCGTCGAGCTGGAACGACGCGAGCAGGTTCGTACCCAGGACCTCCAGCAGGCGGCCATTATCCAGAGCGGAATCCTACCGAGTGAGGCGCCGTGTCTGGAAGGATTCGATATTTCGGGTCACAACCAGGCCTCCCGCACGGTTGGCGGTGATTATTACGATTACATCCCCTACGAGAATGGCCGGCTGGGCGTCACGTTGGCGGATGTCGCGGGGAAGGGGATGTCGGCCGCGTTGGTGATGACCAATCTGCAGGCCGCGGTCCGGATCCTGGCGGAACGCCCGTGTGACCTCGCGGAGATGATGACCCGACTCGACCAGAGTGTTTACAAGAACACCCCGACCAATCGATTCGTGACGATGTTCTTCGCGATGTTCGATGCCGCAAGCCGCGAACTGAATTACTGCAACGCAGGTCACAACTCGCCGCTGTTACTGCGCGAGTCCGGCGAGATCGAGACCCTCGATCCCCAGGGTACGGTCCTGGGCGTTCTGCCTGAGCTCGGCTATCAGCAGGCGCGCGTGACCCTCCAGCCCGGTGACCTGCTGGCGATCTTCTCCGATGGCGTGACGGAAGCCGAGTCGCCCGACGAGGAGGAGTACGGCGACGATCGTCTCGCAGAGCTGCTGAAGCGTCTCCGCGACGAGTCCTCTGCCAATATCGTCCAGGAGATCGTAAAGGATGTCGATCGTTTTACGAACGGTGCCCCTCCCGCGGATGACATCACCGTCGTCATTGCCCGCTGCCTGAAGTAGGTGGGACGACCGCCGAACGACCCGACGGCCTATCGGCCGGTCTGGTGGCTTCCCGGTCCCCATCTTCAGACGGTCGTGCCCTCGCTATCACGGGGACGTCAGGTTCAGTCGCCCGGTAAACCTCGGGTGATCGCCGTCTCCGATGCCAGCTCGGTTCAGGTGCTGGACCACCGCCCCGTGGGCCGTCTGCGGGGAACGCTGATCCTCGTACACGGGATGGCCGGCTCGGCAGACTCCGCCTACATGCGTCGAACCGCCAACGTGGCCCTCGTCGCGGGCTGGCGCGTTCTGCGCATGAACCTGAGAAACTGTGGAGGCACCGAGGCTCTGGCGTCGACGTTCTACAACGCGGGCCAGAGCGATGATGTCGGCTGTGTGCTGCGCTGGCTCGATTCGGTCGCGGGGTCCCGGCCTTACGTCACGGCCGGTTTCTCTCTGGGCGGCAACGTCGTCTTGCGACACGCCGCCGTTCCAGGCGACAGTCCGTCGCCGGACGCGGTGGTCGCCGTCAACCCGCCCGTGGACCTGGACCGCTGCGCGACGGCCATCGAGGCACCTCCCAATCGGGCCTATCAGTGGCACTACGTTCGCCGTCTCCGCAATCAGCTGAAGCAGATCGCCCTGCATCGTCCGCTGCCCGTCCCGCTCCGTTCCCGGCGGGAGATCGGGTCGGTCCGACGATTTGACGCCCTCTACACCGCCCCCGACGCCGGTTTCCCGTCCGCCGAGGCGTACTACTCCCACGCCAGCGCGGATCCGGTCCTGAGTCGGCTGGAGCGGCCAGGGGCGATTCTGTCCGCCAGGAACGACCCGTTCGTGCCCTGGGAGATGTTCGAGGGCCGCCCCTGGGAAGGCCGGCTCCAGGTCACCCTGGCCTCGTCAGGGGGGCATTGCGGGTTCTGGCAGGCGGGAAAACCACGTTTCTGGGCGGCCGATTGGATCCTCGACCGGGCTGAGGGTCTCGTTCGACGACGGGCGTGACAATTTTGTGGCAGGACCTATATTTGGAAGAGTCCTGCCTTCCTGTTTTGTCTGGATTTTCGCCATCTTGTCGGCGGACCGAAGTCTCTCAGGGTAGGCCAGGCCAGTCGGAGGATGGCGATGGCAAACGTTCTGGTGGTGGCGCCCAATCGAGAGCAGGCCAAAGACATGCGCAGCCTGTTGAGGCTGGACGGTCACCATGTGGCCGTCGAGCGCTCGGTGGAGCGCTGGCACGGGGCCGAACGTGAGATGCGGCCCGAGTTGGTCGTGGCCCATTCCGATTCGACCTCGGCGATTCTCCGGCATGCCGGGGGGCAGAGCCGAGGGTTCCCTGCGCCGCTTCTCTTCATCCACCGCGAAGAGGAATTCTTCAATGACACCCATCTCAACGATCGGTTGATCGATCGGATCGCCAGCCCGTTCACCGATGTGGAGTTGTTGGCTCGGGTCGACGCCCTCATCCGGGTCAAACAGGTGATCCAGAAGGACGTGGCGGTCCGTCGTGCCTGGGACGAGCCCCGATCCCCGAATCGATCCGAGGCGAAGGCCTCCGGCGGACTGATGCGGCGTCTGGGTGGGCTTCTCAATCGACGGGTCCCGCAGTCGCAGTTACCTCTGGGGCCGTACCTCGAGGTTGCCGCGAGGGTCGCAGACTGGGCCGATAGCCGAGACGCCTTCGAGCCCGGCCACGCCGAGCGAGTGACGACCTTCTGCGCGATGATCGCGGATGGACTCGGTCTGAGTCCTCACGAGATCTCCTGTCTGCTGCGAGCTGCGATGTTGCACGATATCGGCAAGGTCGCACTCCCTCTGGATATCCTCCATCACCAGGGTCCCCTGGAGGACGGGCAGATGCGTCTAATGCGCACCCACACCCGCCGAGGTGCGGCCATCCTGAACGCACTCGATCCCGACCCCGAGGTGAACGATACGATCCTCTACCATCACGAACGACCGGATGGGACGGGTTACTACGAGCGTGACGCAAACGACGTCCCACGGGCGGCGAAGGTGCTGGCCGTCGCCGAGGTGTTTGACGCGATGACCAGCAGCAAGGTCACCCAGACGGTGGACGCCACTCAGGCGCTGGGGTTACTCAAGAAGAGTCGCGGAATCAGTCTCGACCCGGATTGTGTGGATGCGCTCGTCGACAAGCTGCGCCCGCGCCCGAAGGTGATTCCGCTGGTCCCCTGTATCTGAGATCGCGTCAGGGACGGACGTCCGATTCATCGCCTGCGACGTAGAGCGGCAACGATCCCTCGTGGATCAGATGGTTCTTTCCATCTTTGACCTCGACCTGATAGTCGAATCGTCCCTCGGTCATGGTAGAAGGCGGGATGAAATCTCGGAACTGGACACAACGATCGTCGGAGACGTCGATCGTCATCTCCGGAAACGGGACCTTGTCATCGCCGGCGATGTGTCGGGTCAAGGTGAGAGGTCCCTTCACGGCGTTACCGGCACAGATAAGTCCGATGACCGCCGTCGGCCGCTCGGTCTGAGCGAAAGTCTTACGGTCACGAACCAGCGAGCCACCGTTGCGGGACTTGCCGTCTCGAAGAAACAGGCCATTACCCGGCTGTAAGACGGTCATCGCATGTAGCGAAACCTCCGAACGCCCGGGGGATTGCCATTCGCCCGTGTAGCGACCGGTCAGGGTCTCGTCGCCGGTGGATTCGTGAGCCACGGAGATCAGCTCGAAGGGGCCCGGTCGAAAACGGAACTGGGTCTCGAAGATAACCGGTACGCCGGCTCCCGAGATGGTGATCCGTGCGGAGTCGTCCGCGCGCACCTGTTCCCGGGCGACGAGTGAAGTGCCGATATCCCAGACCGCTCCGTTCAACAAGGACGGGGGGATGGAGAGCTGAACCATTGCTACGAAGCGACCGTCTTCAAACCCGATCGGGATCACGGACGTGCGAAGGGCCTGCGCGGCCGTCGTGGTCTCAGGCGAGGCAAACGCCGCCAGGAGTTGGCCGGTCTTTCGGGACTCTTCGCTCTGAACGACGATCTGACCGCGGTGGTGGGGCTTGACACCTTTTCGGCTGACGTGAACGACGATGGGCAGTGGTTGGTCCCGTGCCAGCGTTCCGGCGTCGAAGCTGAGGAGGTACATGCACGAGATGTCGGCACGGATATCGGACGCGATGCGTCTTCCGCGAATTCCGTTCAGGTAGGCCTCGCCCCCGGTCTCGTGCGCCATGGAGACAAGGCTATTCTGGGCGTCGACCACCCGTCGGGTCCGTGTCAGGTTGCCGGGCGCGACGCCGGACCTGCCCACTCCGGTCATGATGTCGGGGGAGGTCAGGCCCTGGGCCTCGATGGTGTAGACACGCACCCCGTGGGCCGCGGCCTCGGTCAAGACTCGGTCGAAGGGGTTGCGGGCTCCGAAGGCGCCCTGGTCCATGGCCTGCTTCATGCCCTGCAAGGCGCGATCGGTGTCGTTGGCCCCTCGGCTCGCGCTGGAGAAGAAGCTGATGTAGTGCTCGCCCGGATTGGCCCGCATCGTGTCGGCGAAATAGATGACGGCCTTCGGGTGGGGTAGGTCGGTCAGCCGGGTCAGGTTGAAGCCGAACAACCGTAGCGCTTTCTCGCTGAGCCACTGTTCCTCTCGCTGGTACTCGCGGGCAAGGGCGATCGCCCGCTCCTGGCCGCTGATGTCTTGCAGGACGTTCATGAGTTCGTTGATCCGACTGAGCTCCTGGTAGGGGTACGGGTCCCACTGGTCACGGTCCGCCTCCAGTCGGTCCAGCCCTGCGAGGAGTCGATCGAGGTCGTCGGTCAGCGGGACGATCGTCGCCATGTTTTTTCCGGCAGAGACGATCAGGCCCTGGTCGCCGTCTCCCAGTAGATCAGGGAGGATCTCGCGGGCGGCGTCGATCGAGCCCTGGCGACCTGCCATGGTCAGATGATGTTGGTCGAAGTAGAGCAGATAGGTCGCCGCGGCCCGTATTGGCGCCGTCGAACGGATCTCTTCCGGCGGTGCCGGCTCGGTCGCTCTCGGCGCTCGGCGTGGACTCTTCTTGTTCTTGTTGGCGGTCAGGTATTCATCCACATCGCAGATCGGGTCCACGGTGAAATGGTCGATGGGTTTGCCCTGGACGAAGATCTGGAAGTCCTCGCGCGCAAGATCGACGATGGCGTCGGCCGGACCGGTGACGCTGACATCGATCTGAACCAGTCGGGAGGTCGTTCGCTCGAAAACGTCGGTTTTCTGAGGGGTGGAGGCGGGCTCCTCCTGGGCCGGAACGGAGGATAGAGCGACCAGGGCGATCATCAGGACCGCCACCGGTCGGTGCAAACCCATGAGTTTCATTGTTCAACCCGCATGCTGCCCAAGATCATAGACGGCGCGGCCGGCTGCGCCAACTCATTGTTGGGTCACCGAGTTTGGACTCGGAAACCCATCGTGGCGCTCTCCAGCGTCTCACCGTCACGGACCAGTCGGATGCTGTACGTGTACTGGCCGTCGCCGAATTGATCCGCCGGCATCACATCTCGGATCTGTGCACAACGGGGTGCGTCGGCGGCCAGCGCGATCGGCTTATAGTCGACGCTATCTGCGCCGACCAGCGAACGCTCCACCGACCAACCGGCGCCGCCGCTACGTCCTCGGCAGACAAACCCGATCAGCGCGGTAGGCCGGTCGGAGAAGAGCGGCCGCGTGCCGTCGCCGGACAGGGACCCCTCGCCACGGGTCTCCTCGCCGCGAATGAACGCAGCCTGGAGCGGCTGCAGGACCGCGACGGGGCCGAGGCCGGGAGCGCCCGACCGAAGGTTGGGCCAGTTCACGACGAATTCACGGGAAGCGACGAGTCCGGTCGTCGCCTCCTGCACGACGGCGACGACCTTCGAATCTCCCGGGCGAAACGTGATCTCGTGTTCGACCACCAGCGGCAATCCCGGTCGAGTCAGAGTGACCTGACGGGACATCTCTTCTCGAACCCGTTGCCGATTGACCACCGAAGCCCCGACGTCCCAGCGAGAGCCGGGGAATGCCACTGCGGGGATGCGAATCTGCAACAGACCACGGAAGCCGCCTTCCTCGTAGCCGAGAGGGATGACTCCGGCTTCGATGTCCAACGGGTCCGAAAGTGTCCCCGGAGCGCTGAAGGCCTGAAGTAGCCTGGAGCGCTGACGGGATTTGGCACTCTGCAATACCAGACGACCCCGGACGCGACTTGTGACGCCCGCCTTGCGGACGTCGACATCGACACGCATCGGACGATCGAGTGGCAGATCCTTCGTGGGGATGCTGACGACGAACAGGCACGACGCGTCCTCGTCGATACGCGAGAGGATCGTGTGCGATTGAACGCCGTTGAGGAACGCCTCGCCACCGGTCTCCGCTGCCATGTTTCGCATGGTCTTCTGCGTGTCGCGAACCCGTACCATCGACGAGTTGCCGACACTGAGCGTCACCGCTGCGGCTCGCGACGTGATCCTTGTACGGTCGCTCCCGGAAACGAGCCCTTCGCTCTGGATCATGTAGACCCGAATGCCATTGGCCGCCGCGGTGTTCACGACATCGTTGTAGGCCAGTCCGCCGGTTTCCGCCCCGGTCCCCACCAGGCCGAGCGCCGAGTGTTCGCGCTGGACCGACGAGCCAAAGAACGAGAGGTAGTGATGTCCCGGGTTGGAACGGAGGGTGTCGGCGAAATAGAGGACCGCCCTCGGGCTGGGGCCGTCCTTCAGGGGGGCCAGGCTGATGCCCAGTCGCCGGAAACTCCGGTTGGCACGCCAGAGTTCTTCTTTCTGGTGGTCGCGGGCCAGGCCGATGGCACGATGGAGATCGTCGGCATCGTTGAGGGCTCGAATCACCTCGCCCACCCGAATCTCCTCACCCTCGGCGACCCAATCCCATTGCCGCCGATCTGCGGCCAGACGATCCAACCCGTCCAGCAGCGTCGTCGTATCGTTCGTGAAGGGTTGGATCACCTTGAGCTCGGCGGCGTTGGAGACGAGCATCACACGGGACTCGGGACCCGCGAGATCAACGACGAGGTCGCGGGCCAGTCTCAGCGCCTGATGACGACCGGACTGGGTCAACTGCTGTTGGTCGAAGAAAAGCAGGTAGCTGCCCCGTGGGGGAGTCGCGGTGGCGGCAGTCGAGTCTCCGACGGAGTCGGCCTTACGACGACGCGGGCGTGATCGTTCGACCAGAGATCCCGGATCGCAGTGTCGGTCCAGGGTGAACTCGGGGATCTTCTCCCCCTGAAGTCGGATGACGAGATCGTCGCGGGTGACCTCGGCGATCCGTTCGGGTGGTCCGAGGAGGGTGATGTCGAGCTGGGCCAAACTCGATTCTGCCTGTTCGACGATCCGGGACGGGCGAGGCGTCTCCTCGTCAGGCGTCTGAAGCAGCGCACCGAGGATCAGAAAGAGGAACATACCCTGGGTCTACGTCAGGGTACGGTTCCGGGTCAAGCGGCGTCCGCGAGATCGGCTCGAATCCACGCTATTCCCGGTGAATATGGGTGGCCGCCGCCTGACAGAGTGGAAGAACCAGAGACTCGGCCAGGACCACGTGTGGCGGACGGGTTGCGGCGAACAGGACCACTTCCGCCACATCCTCCGCCGTCAACACCTGGAGCCCGTCATAGACCTTCTTCGCCTTCTCGAGGTCCCCTCGAAAACGGACTTCGCTGAACTCCGTCTCCACGAGACCGGGGTCGACGCTTGTGACTCGAACGCCGCTGCCGAGAAGATCGATGCGGAGCCCGTCGGTGATCGCCCGGACGGCATACTTCGAAGCGCAGTAGACATTGCCACCGGGGTAGACCTGTCGTCCCGCGATCGAGCCGATGTGGACGATCGTGCCGCGACCTGCGGCGACCATCTTCGGAGCGGCAACCCGATCGACGTAGAGCAGACCCTTCACGTTCGTGTCGATCATCTCTTCCCAGTCGCGAATCTCGCCGTCCTGTAGGCCTGCCAGACCGCGACTCAGTCCGGCGTTGTTGATCAGGACCTCGGGCGTTGCCCAGGCAGCAGGCAGCGAACCGAGACGGGCCTGCACCCCCTCTGGATCCCGGACATCGAGACTCTCGATGCGGACTTCCGGCGCGCCGAGTTGGGTCCACTCATTCTGAAGCGTCTCGAGTCGTTCCCGACGACGCGCGACCACCAGGAGTCTGCAGCCTTCCGCGGCGAAGAGTCCGGCACAGGCCTGGCCGATGCCGGACGAGGCACCCGTCACCCAGACGGTGCGATCTTGGAGCGATTCCATCGTTCAGCCCTCACGGATCGAGAACGGATCCGTGACGAGGGTAGCGCAGACGCGACCGATCGGT
Coding sequences:
- the speA gene encoding biosynthetic arginine decarboxylase, translated to MNISITDRFRVEDAAELYGLDGWGRRYFAISPEGRLQFQPEGQPDRQIDVCTVVETLRERGFSAPVLLRFPQALGTQVDTLAGAFAAAINEYNYCSTYRPVFPIKVNHQRSVVEGLLRFGQRHSLGLEVGSRSELMLAAALDTPKDSLIICNGFKDAEYLATASIASRLGKRVIVVIEKPFELEPLLALARDGKPIPQLGFRLRLQARGSGMWEKSGGFASKFGLTTAELVDCLGQLKEHGLLDAVRLLHFHIGSQVTEIRKIKAAVEEATRVYSRVCKLGIEVRYLDVGGGLGIDYDGSRTSSDASVNYSVQEYANDVVFGISEVCEQENVPHPIIVSESGRMLAAHHSMLVTDVRGVISGVEQSPPRLAGNEHQIVKDLDEIYREMTVKNFRETYHDGLEYRDQMHSLFRLGMLGLEDRALAERLFFAIAVRAVAHSKTAKFVADEFLELETKLQDKYICNFSVFQSLPDHWALDQLFPVMPIHRLDEPPTRRASLVDITCDSDGEIDKFVDPRKIKGALDLHPVINGQPYYLGFMLVGAYQETMGDLHNLFGCVHDFSVELDRNGEVRTTHTSTGETAAETLRCFGYSGSDLIEQVETRLQEAARADDMSPEEATGLAESYRRQLGLYTYLDK
- a CDS encoding SpoIIE family protein phosphatase encodes the protein MPFELVVHGSDKETRRVSMQGDVMSLGRAHTNDLSYPEDASLSRQHVSFTHDESGWWIEDLKSKNGTFLNDTRITTKHLLRPRDRIVAGHLAMTLVEEGEELSENFEFVQEAGVDINPDATVMTSLEGLISAEGTVPPEQQTSRPLAGEVLQRQIFQTSEVQVLIRAGRLLADRMPLEDLFPHVLGLSIEAVDAERGILLTLEGDSLVSRAVHGEGFRISTTVRDRVIKEKTSLLVRNLQQDEALKAQVSIFEQQIQTMMAVPLQTEDRVIGLIYLDSKSFVREFTPDDLNLLTVLANIAAIRIEHERFVELERREQVRTQDLQQAAIIQSGILPSEAPCLEGFDISGHNQASRTVGGDYYDYIPYENGRLGVTLADVAGKGMSAALVMTNLQAAVRILAERPCDLAEMMTRLDQSVYKNTPTNRFVTMFFAMFDAASRELNYCNAGHNSPLLLRESGEIETLDPQGTVLGVLPELGYQQARVTLQPGDLLAIFSDGVTEAESPDEEEYGDDRLAELLKRLRDESSANIVQEIVKDVDRFTNGAPPADDITVVIARCLK
- a CDS encoding alpha/beta fold hydrolase, whose protein sequence is MGRPPNDPTAYRPVWWLPGPHLQTVVPSLSRGRQVQSPGKPRVIAVSDASSVQVLDHRPVGRLRGTLILVHGMAGSADSAYMRRTANVALVAGWRVLRMNLRNCGGTEALASTFYNAGQSDDVGCVLRWLDSVAGSRPYVTAGFSLGGNVVLRHAAVPGDSPSPDAVVAVNPPVDLDRCATAIEAPPNRAYQWHYVRRLRNQLKQIALHRPLPVPLRSRREIGSVRRFDALYTAPDAGFPSAEAYYSHASADPVLSRLERPGAILSARNDPFVPWEMFEGRPWEGRLQVTLASSGGHCGFWQAGKPRFWAADWILDRAEGLVRRRA
- a CDS encoding HD domain-containing protein, which encodes MANVLVVAPNREQAKDMRSLLRLDGHHVAVERSVERWHGAEREMRPELVVAHSDSTSAILRHAGGQSRGFPAPLLFIHREEEFFNDTHLNDRLIDRIASPFTDVELLARVDALIRVKQVIQKDVAVRRAWDEPRSPNRSEAKASGGLMRRLGGLLNRRVPQSQLPLGPYLEVAARVADWADSRDAFEPGHAERVTTFCAMIADGLGLSPHEISCLLRAAMLHDIGKVALPLDILHHQGPLEDGQMRLMRTHTRRGAAILNALDPDPEVNDTILYHHERPDGTGYYERDANDVPRAAKVLAVAEVFDAMTSSKVTQTVDATQALGLLKKSRGISLDPDCVDALVDKLRPRPKVIPLVPCI
- a CDS encoding VWA domain-containing protein, which codes for MGLHRPVAVLMIALVALSSVPAQEEPASTPQKTDVFERTTSRLVQIDVSVTGPADAIVDLAREDFQIFVQGKPIDHFTVDPICDVDEYLTANKNKKSPRRAPRATEPAPPEEIRSTAPIRAAATYLLYFDQHHLTMAGRQGSIDAAREILPDLLGDGDQGLIVSAGKNMATIVPLTDDLDRLLAGLDRLEADRDQWDPYPYQELSRINELMNVLQDISGQERAIALAREYQREEQWLSEKALRLFGFNLTRLTDLPHPKAVIYFADTMRANPGEHYISFFSSASRGANDTDRALQGMKQAMDQGAFGARNPFDRVLTEAAAHGVRVYTIEAQGLTSPDIMTGVGRSGVAPGNLTRTRRVVDAQNSLVSMAHETGGEAYLNGIRGRRIASDIRADISCMYLLSFDAGTLARDQPLPIVVHVSRKGVKPHHRGQIVVQSEESRKTGQLLAAFASPETTTAAQALRTSVIPIGFEDGRFVAMVQLSIPPSLLNGAVWDIGTSLVAREQVRADDSARITISGAGVPVIFETQFRFRPGPFELISVAHESTGDETLTGRYTGEWQSPGRSEVSLHAMTVLQPGNGLFLRDGKSRNGGSLVRDRKTFAQTERPTAVIGLICAGNAVKGPLTLTRHIAGDDKVPFPEMTIDVSDDRCVQFRDFIPPSTMTEGRFDYQVEVKDGKNHLIHEGSLPLYVAGDESDVRP
- a CDS encoding SDR family NAD(P)-dependent oxidoreductase; translation: MESLQDRTVWVTGASSGIGQACAGLFAAEGCRLLVVARRRERLETLQNEWTQLGAPEVRIESLDVRDPEGVQARLGSLPAAWATPEVLINNAGLSRGLAGLQDGEIRDWEEMIDTNVKGLLYVDRVAAPKMVAAGRGTIVHIGSIAGRQVYPGGNVYCASKYAVRAITDGLRIDLLGSGVRVTSVDPGLVETEFSEVRFRGDLEKAKKVYDGLQVLTAEDVAEVVLFAATRPPHVVLAESLVLPLCQAAATHIHRE